A genomic window from Aestuariirhabdus litorea includes:
- a CDS encoding MaoC/PaaZ C-terminal domain-containing protein, translated as MSKLTNYTFDELAIGDTATFTRTLEEKDLILFAAVSGDINPLHLDPEFASTTPFKERIAHGAWSGSLISAALANVMPGPGTVYLGQSLKFQRPVKLGDTLTVQLEVKEKQERRNQVTFITQVVNQEGKTVVSGEAEVMAPKEKMTLEAPALPPIRIG; from the coding sequence GTGAGCAAACTGACCAACTACACCTTCGACGAACTCGCGATCGGAGACACCGCCACCTTCACCCGCACTCTCGAAGAGAAAGACCTGATTCTGTTCGCAGCAGTATCGGGGGATATCAACCCGTTACACCTGGATCCGGAGTTCGCCAGCACCACCCCGTTCAAGGAGCGAATTGCCCACGGAGCCTGGTCCGGCTCACTGATCTCGGCAGCCCTGGCCAACGTCATGCCAGGCCCGGGAACCGTCTACCTTGGGCAAAGCCTCAAGTTTCAACGCCCGGTCAAGTTGGGTGATACCCTTACCGTCCAACTGGAGGTCAAGGAGAAGCAAGAGAGGCGCAACCAGGTGACGTTTATCACCCAGGTGGTCAATCAGGAGGGGAAAACCGTGGTCAGCGGCGAGGCCGAGGTGATGGCCCCCAAGGAGAAGATGACCCTGGAAGCCCCCGCCTTGCCGCCAATCAGGATCGGCTGA
- the rraA gene encoding ribonuclease E activity regulator RraA: MEYVTPDLCDEYPELVEVADPIFNNYGGKRSFGGQIVTVKCFEDNSKVKQLVEQDGHGKVMVVDAGGSMRRACLGDMLAEKAASNGWQGIVMYGCIRDVDVIAQTDIGVKALGVHPMKTDKRDIGDLDIPVTFAGLTFCPGDYLYSDNNGIVISPEPLEMPGA, from the coding sequence GTGGAGTACGTAACCCCCGATTTGTGTGATGAATACCCGGAGCTGGTCGAAGTGGCTGACCCGATTTTTAACAACTATGGCGGCAAGCGCTCCTTTGGCGGACAAATCGTCACCGTCAAGTGCTTCGAGGATAACTCCAAGGTCAAGCAGCTGGTCGAGCAGGACGGACACGGCAAGGTGATGGTCGTGGATGCCGGTGGTTCGATGCGTCGCGCCTGCCTCGGCGATATGCTGGCCGAAAAGGCCGCCAGCAACGGCTGGCAGGGTATTGTAATGTACGGCTGTATTCGCGATGTGGATGTGATCGCGCAGACCGATATCGGGGTCAAGGCCCTGGGGGTCCACCCGATGAAAACCGATAAGCGGGATATTGGGGATCTGGATATTCCCGTGACCTTTGCGGGACTGACCTTCTGCCCGGGGGATTACCTCTACTCGGACAACAACGGTATTGTGATCTCCCCGGAGCCGCTGGAGATGCCCGGCGCCTGA
- a CDS encoding alpha/beta hydrolase, translated as MSWHPLQLESESSHPIPLYRWDRPSSARAVVHITHGMAEHSQRYGALAKQLQAEGYQVVAHDHRGHGTCASPHQGHFADDQGWSLVCEDLRRVHRWVAQEFCGLPLYLLGHSMGSYISLGYLMRDPEPLAGVILSGSNYGSPTLYRIARGVARIERWRLGARTPSLLMDRLGFGSFNRAFKPNRTPFDWLSRDPEQVDRYLADPLCGFPCSSQLWIDLLGGLLEISSPMRLTQVPNLPLHIIGGEEDPVSAPRGLHDLYRALKQPPREQVSIKLYPGARHELFNEINRDEVVSELLDWLSSTPTLSAS; from the coding sequence ATGAGCTGGCACCCCCTACAACTGGAGAGCGAATCCTCCCATCCTATCCCGCTTTACCGCTGGGATAGACCCAGCTCCGCCCGGGCGGTGGTCCACATTACCCACGGCATGGCGGAGCACAGCCAGCGCTACGGGGCGCTGGCAAAGCAGCTACAGGCGGAGGGCTATCAAGTGGTGGCCCATGATCACCGCGGTCATGGCACCTGCGCCTCCCCTCACCAGGGCCATTTTGCAGATGACCAGGGATGGTCCCTGGTGTGCGAAGACCTGCGCCGGGTTCATCGCTGGGTAGCGCAGGAGTTCTGCGGTTTGCCCCTGTACCTGCTGGGCCACAGCATGGGCTCCTACATCAGCCTCGGTTACCTGATGCGCGACCCCGAACCTCTGGCGGGGGTCATACTGTCCGGCTCCAACTATGGATCGCCCACCCTCTATCGCATCGCTCGCGGGGTCGCACGGATCGAGCGCTGGCGCCTGGGGGCTCGCACTCCCAGCCTGCTGATGGACCGGCTCGGTTTCGGTAGTTTTAACCGCGCTTTCAAGCCCAACCGAACACCCTTCGACTGGTTATCTCGCGACCCCGAGCAGGTGGACCGCTACCTCGCCGACCCGCTCTGTGGTTTCCCCTGCAGCAGCCAGCTGTGGATCGACCTGCTGGGGGGGCTACTGGAGATCTCAAGCCCCATGCGGTTAACGCAGGTACCCAACCTGCCGCTGCACATCATCGGCGGCGAAGAGGACCCGGTCAGCGCCCCGCGAGGTCTGCACGATCTCTACCGGGCCCTCAAACAACCACCCCGTGAGCAGGTATCCATCAAGCTTTACCCGGGAGCGCGTCACGAACTCTTCAATGAAATCAACCGCGACGAAGTGGTCAGCGAGCTGCTTGATTGGCTATCATCCACTCCCACTCTCTCTGCTAGCTAA